Below is a genomic region from Lonsdalea populi.
TACAATCGTGCGAATTTGGCCCAAAGGCGCAATCAACTGCCCGATGGCGTCCCAGTATCCGTCGGTATCATTGAGGCAGAAAATGTAATTCACCTGCTCGAATCCTTGCTGTTTGACCGCGTCCACCAGATTGCGGTAATTCACCACGTGGTGTGCGCCACGCTGCTTGCACCATTCGACGGACTCCGGGCGGGAGGCCGTGGTGATGATGGTGACCTGGCTGTGTAATGCGGCGAGGGAGATAGCCATGGAGCCTACGCCGCCGGCACCGCCGATAATCAGTAATGTTTTCCCCGCTTCCGCTTCCTGAATCCGCAGATGTTCGAACAATCCTTCCCAGGCGGTCAGCGAGGTCAGAGGCAGGGCCGCCGCCGCTGCCCAGTCCAGAGCCTTGGGTTTATGTGCCGCAATGCGCGAGTCGACTAATTGATGGGTGCTGTTGCTCCCGGGGCGGGTGATATCGCCGGCATACCAGATCTTATCGCCTTCCTGAAAACCCGCCACGGCCGAGCCGACCTTCAGTACGATGCCGCTGGCGTCCCACCCCAGAATACGCGGTGCTTTCAAGCCGTCGGCGCGCAGCATGGCATGCACTTTGGTATCGACCGGGTTGATGGAAACCGCTTTGACGGCAACCAACAGATCGTGGTCGCCGGGAGCCGGAATGTCCTGAGTGATTTCGATAAAGTTCTCCGGTTGTTTAGGATCAACCGCGATCGCTATTGCTGTCATAGTGAGCTCTCTCGTTCTGAAAATTGTTGGCGTTGATGCAAGCGTACAACACAGTGTAGAACGGTGGAGGGATGCTGATAAGATGTACAAGAAATAACGCAGTGTTCGCATAAGAAGAACAATGATGTTTAACCAATTAAAAGATATGGCGCTATTCGCGTTGGTCGCTGAGAGCGGTAGCTTCACGCAGGCCGCGCAGCGGGCGGGCATGGCGAAGTGGAGAGCTGGCGACGGCGAGTTTGATCTTGAGTATC
It encodes:
- a CDS encoding zinc-binding alcohol dehydrogenase family protein, translating into MTAIAIAVDPKQPENFIEITQDIPAPGDHDLLVAVKAVSINPVDTKVHAMLRADGLKAPRILGWDASGIVLKVGSAVAGFQEGDKIWYAGDITRPGSNSTHQLVDSRIAAHKPKALDWAAAAALPLTSLTAWEGLFEHLRIQEAEAGKTLLIIGGAGGVGSMAISLAALHSQVTIITTASRPESVEWCKQRGAHHVVNYRNLVDAVKQQGFEQVNYIFCLNDTDGYWDAIGQLIAPLGQIRTIVENAHPLDQTQLKLKSAALHWEFMFTRSMYTTPDIARQGEILQQIARDVDEGKLKGTASKVLKGLTTETLAAAHKSVLEGHTRGKIVIDCQ